From Pseudoalteromonas rubra, one genomic window encodes:
- the atpH gene encoding F0F1 ATP synthase subunit delta, producing MSELTTIARPYAKAAFELAVEKGTVEAWNEMLFFAGQVARDEQVQLLLGGIATEAEQSDVFIKLCAEQLDEQGQNLIKLMAENERLAAIPAVADLFAELKADYDKEIDVNVVSAAALAEEEQAKLVAALEKRFARKVKLNCSIDETIVSGLVIKAGDTVIDGSIRGKLDRLVTTLQS from the coding sequence ATGTCTGAATTGACTACTATCGCTCGCCCATACGCTAAAGCGGCTTTTGAACTTGCCGTTGAGAAAGGCACAGTTGAAGCTTGGAATGAAATGCTGTTCTTCGCAGGCCAGGTGGCCCGCGATGAACAGGTTCAGCTGCTACTGGGTGGCATTGCTACCGAAGCAGAGCAGTCTGATGTATTCATCAAGCTATGCGCTGAGCAACTCGACGAACAAGGCCAAAATCTTATCAAGCTGATGGCCGAAAATGAGCGTTTAGCCGCCATTCCAGCTGTTGCAGATTTGTTTGCTGAACTAAAAGCAGACTATGACAAAGAAATTGACGTTAACGTCGTTTCAGCAGCAGCGCTTGCCGAAGAAGAGCAAGCAAAATTGGTCGCGGCACTTGAGAAACGTTTCGCACGCAAAGTTAAGCTGAATTGTAGCATCGACGAAACCATCGTAAGTGGTCTGGTCATTAAAGCTGGCGATACCGTCATTGACGGCTCTATTCGCGGCAAGTTAGATCGTCTTGTGACGACGCTACAATCGTAA
- the atpF gene encoding F0F1 ATP synthase subunit B, translating into MNLNATLIGELIAFVVFVWFCMKFVWPPLNGAIEARQKKIEDGLAASDKAEKDLEQAREKAAEELKEAKTQASEIIEQAKKRATLIVDEETTRGQQEREKIIAQGHSEIESERNRVKEELRQQVATLAVVGAEKILEREIDQAAHSDIVEKLVAEL; encoded by the coding sequence GTGAACTTAAACGCCACTCTAATAGGTGAATTAATCGCATTTGTGGTCTTCGTATGGTTCTGTATGAAGTTCGTATGGCCACCACTAAATGGTGCGATTGAAGCTCGCCAGAAGAAAATCGAAGATGGATTAGCTGCCTCTGACAAAGCTGAAAAAGATCTTGAGCAAGCGCGCGAAAAAGCTGCTGAAGAACTGAAAGAAGCGAAAACTCAAGCTAGCGAAATCATCGAACAAGCTAAAAAGCGTGCAACGCTGATTGTTGACGAAGAGACAACTCGTGGTCAGCAAGAGCGTGAGAAAATCATTGCTCAGGGACACTCTGAGATCGAATCTGAACGCAACCGCGTGAAAGAAGAGCTACGTCAACAAGTAGCGACTCTGGCTGTGGTTGGTGCAGAGAAGATTTTAGAGCGTGAAATCGATCAAGCCGCACACAGTGACATCGTTGAAAAACTTGTCGCTGAGCTTTAA
- the atpE gene encoding F0F1 ATP synthase subunit C codes for MEIAVAIKLIAVALLIGFGAIGTALGFGNMGGKFLEACARQPELAPQLQVKMFILAGLIDAVAMIGVGIAMYMLFAL; via the coding sequence ATGGAAATCGCAGTTGCTATTAAACTTATCGCTGTTGCTCTACTAATCGGTTTTGGTGCAATCGGTACTGCACTAGGCTTCGGTAACATGGGTGGTAAGTTCCTAGAAGCATGTGCTCGTCAGCCTGAGCTTGCGCCTCAACTACAAGTTAAAATGTTCATCCTAGCTGGTCTTATCGATGCCGTTGCAATGATCGGTGTAGGTATCGCTATGTACATGTTGTTCGCTCTTTAA
- the atpB gene encoding F0F1 ATP synthase subunit A codes for MAAEEVTLSSHIQHHLTNAKMCSTDAGLAFNKACADSGFWTWHIDTLAWSIGLGLIFLWIFRSAAKKSTTGVPGKFQCFIEMVVELVGDNVRDTYHGNSKLIAPLALTIFVWVFLMNLMDLVPVDFLPAFAGFVGEQAFGMDSHDVYMKIVPTTDVNMTAALALGVFILMIGYSIRIKGLGGFIAELTLHPFSSKNKLVMAILIPCNLLLETIALVAKPFSLALRLFGNLYAGEMIFILIGAIGLMQLPLHFVWAVFHIMVIVLQAFVFMMLTIVYLSMASTKSH; via the coding sequence ATGGCTGCAGAAGAAGTGACTCTATCGAGCCATATTCAGCACCACTTGACCAATGCCAAGATGTGTTCGACCGATGCCGGTCTGGCCTTCAATAAAGCATGTGCGGACAGTGGTTTCTGGACATGGCATATAGATACCCTCGCATGGTCCATCGGTTTAGGTCTTATATTCTTATGGATCTTCCGAAGTGCCGCTAAAAAATCCACCACAGGTGTTCCTGGTAAATTCCAGTGCTTTATTGAAATGGTTGTTGAGCTCGTTGGTGATAACGTGCGAGACACTTACCATGGCAACAGCAAGCTGATCGCGCCTTTGGCCCTGACTATCTTCGTCTGGGTGTTCTTAATGAACTTGATGGATTTGGTTCCAGTTGATTTCCTACCTGCTTTCGCCGGCTTTGTTGGTGAACAAGCATTTGGTATGGACTCACACGATGTTTACATGAAAATTGTACCGACCACAGATGTGAATATGACCGCTGCACTGGCACTGGGTGTATTTATTCTGATGATCGGGTATTCAATTCGTATCAAAGGCCTGGGCGGCTTCATTGCTGAGCTTACGCTTCACCCGTTCAGCTCTAAGAACAAATTAGTGATGGCGATTCTTATCCCATGTAACTTGCTACTTGAAACAATCGCATTGGTTGCTAAGCCTTTCTCGCTGGCACTGCGTTTGTTCGGTAACTTGTATGCGGGTGAGATGATTTTCATCCTGATTGGTGCAATCGGCCTGATGCAGCTTCCACTGCACTTTGTATGGGCTGTGTTCCACATCATGGTAATCGTACTGCAAGCATTCGTATTTATGATGCTGACTATCGTTTACCTCAGCATGGCTAGTACAAAAAGTCACTAA
- a CDS encoding ATP synthase subunit I, which produces MTHSLASPYRRAALKGVLYQGLVAIIAAVIVFIGWGVEAGLSALAGGAVLVLPNFVFAAYAFRFMGASKANQVYSSLKRGNGLKFLLTVVLFALIFKHFSVVMLPFFGTYMLVMLTQWLVLIFFNH; this is translated from the coding sequence GTGACTCATTCGTTAGCAAGCCCATATCGGCGTGCCGCATTAAAAGGTGTTTTATATCAGGGTCTCGTAGCTATCATTGCTGCAGTAATAGTTTTTATTGGTTGGGGAGTGGAAGCAGGCTTGTCGGCGTTGGCTGGCGGAGCGGTGCTAGTACTCCCTAATTTTGTATTTGCCGCTTATGCATTCCGATTTATGGGTGCCAGTAAGGCAAATCAAGTGTATTCCTCATTGAAACGAGGAAACGGATTAAAATTTTTGCTAACTGTTGTGCTTTTTGCGCTCATTTTTAAGCACTTTTCAGTCGTCATGCTGCCGTTTTTCGGCACTTACATGCTGGTGATGCTGACACAATGGTTGGTTCTGATTTTTTTTAATCATTAA
- a CDS encoding ParB/RepB/Spo0J family partition protein → MSVKKRGLGRGLDALLSSAKPAAPQPAQPEVAQTQGTERAGEPEQTTQSHEVADQELQRLPIEYLQRGKYQPRKDMSEQALEELASSIRAQGVLQPIVVRPIAENQFEIIAGERRWRAAQLAELDVVPCIIKDVADEAAVAIALIENIQREDLNAMEEAVALDRLLNEFELTHQQVADAVGKSRTTVTNLLRLNNLNDDVKILLEHGDIEMGHARCLLALTGEQQSEAARTAVAKGLTVRETEKLVRAMLEPVEKKTAKEKDPDVKLLEQQLAENLGAKVEINYNQKGKGKLVISYANLDELDGILGRIQPDFQQPS, encoded by the coding sequence ATGTCGGTGAAAAAACGCGGTTTGGGTCGAGGTCTGGATGCCTTGTTGAGTTCAGCAAAACCTGCTGCGCCTCAACCTGCTCAGCCTGAAGTCGCACAAACCCAAGGCACCGAGCGTGCCGGTGAACCCGAGCAGACGACGCAAAGCCATGAGGTGGCCGATCAGGAATTACAACGGTTGCCCATCGAGTATTTGCAACGTGGTAAATATCAGCCGCGCAAGGACATGTCTGAGCAGGCTCTGGAAGAGCTTGCCAGTTCGATCCGGGCACAAGGTGTATTGCAACCGATAGTGGTGCGCCCGATCGCTGAAAACCAATTCGAAATCATTGCCGGTGAACGACGCTGGCGCGCTGCGCAGCTTGCTGAGCTGGATGTGGTGCCCTGTATCATCAAAGATGTTGCTGATGAAGCCGCTGTGGCCATTGCGCTGATTGAGAACATTCAGCGTGAAGATCTTAACGCTATGGAAGAAGCGGTAGCATTAGATAGGTTACTGAACGAGTTTGAACTGACCCATCAGCAAGTTGCTGACGCCGTAGGCAAGTCACGTACCACAGTGACAAATTTACTTCGTCTCAATAATCTCAACGATGATGTAAAAATTTTGTTGGAACATGGTGATATTGAAATGGGTCATGCCCGTTGTTTACTGGCACTGACAGGTGAGCAACAATCGGAAGCGGCCAGAACCGCGGTCGCTAAAGGATTGACGGTTCGTGAAACCGAGAAGCTGGTGCGTGCTATGCTAGAGCCAGTGGAGAAAAAAACAGCAAAAGAGAAAGATCCGGACGTTAAACTGCTTGAGCAGCAACTGGCTGAGAACCTGGGGGCCAAAGTGGAGATAAATTATAACCAAAAAGGTAAAGGTAAGCTGGTGATTTCTTATGCAAATTTAGATGAATTAGACGGAATTTTGGGGCGTATTCAGCCCGATTTTCAGCAACCCTCGTAA